CATGGCGCGGACGCATTTCGTGGCTTCGCGGACCTATCAGCACCTGCCTATGTACGTCAGCGCGGCAGTGCTTTATTTCTTATTGACCTGGGCCGGGGTCATTGCCCTGCGTGCCCTTGAAAAACGTTTCAGAATAAAGGGTTATGTGCATTAATGGCGAATACGAACACAAGAAATCCGCTCATGCGGGTGCAGGGCATCTCCAAGGTGCTGGGCGGGCGCGAGATACTCAAATCCGTGAGCCTTGATCTTTATGAAGGCGAAATGAAGGTGCTCATCGGTCCCTCAGGGGGCGGCAAGAGCACGCTCTTGCAATGCATGAACTATCTTATCGTGCCCGACCGGGGCGAAATCGAGCTGGACGGCAGGCGCGTTGATCCGCGCAAAGCCCGCGAGCTGTGCGAATTTCGCCAGCAGGTGGGCATGATCTTCCAGGATTTCAATCTCTTCGACCATCTGACCGCTTCGGAAAACGTCAGCATCGCCCTGCGCAAGGTCAAGGGCATGAGCCGCGCCCGGGCCAAGGCCCGCGCCAAGGCCGAACTGGAGCGCGTCGGCCTGGCCGACAAGGGGCATCTCTATCCGGCGGAGTTGTCCGGCGGGCAGAAGCAGCGCGTGTCCATCGCCCGCGCCCTGGCCATGGATCCCAAGGTCATGCTGCTGGACGAGCCGACCTCGGCCCTGGATCCGGAATTGGTCAGCGAGGTGCTGACCGTCATCCGCGGGCTGGCCCAGAACGGCATGACCATGGTCATGGCCACGCACCAGATGGGGTTCACCCGCTCCCTGGCCGATGAGGTGCTTTTCATGCAGGAGGGCAGGATCATCGAGCAGGGCAGCCCCAAGGACCTTTTGGCCGAGGGGTCGGGCACCCGTACCCTTGATTTCTGCTCCCAGATTCTTGATGTCGAGGGCGCCTGCGCATGAACGAGGAGTTCATCTTTCTGCTGGAGCGTCTGGTGCCCGCCCTGAACAAGGGGGTGCTGGTCAGCCTGCAGCTTATCGTTCCATCGGCCATTCTGGGCATTATCTTCGGAGTGGTGGTGGGCGCTTGCCGAGCTTTCGGCGGCGGTGTGCTGCGCGCCCTCGCCAACGGTTACGCCGCGCTTTTCCGGGGCACGCCACTGGTGATTCAGCTTTTCATCCTCTATTTCGGCCTGCCGAACGTGGGCATCTATTTTCAGCCGTACACGGCGGCCGTGCTCGGCTTCACCCTGTGCAGCGCGGCCTACCATTCGGAGTACATCCGCGGCGGGCTCCTCTCGATCAAGCGCGGCCAGGTGCTGGCGGCCCAGGCACTTGGTTTCTCGACCTTCACGACCCTGATCTGGATCATCATCCCCCAGGCCTTTCGCCGGGCGCTACCGGGTTGCGGAAACGAGATCGTATATCTGATCAAGTATTCGTCCCTGGCCTACGTCATCACCTGCTTCGAGCTGACCGGCCAGGCCAAGATCGTGGCCAGCGAAAGCTTTCGCTTCAGCGAGGTCTTCATGGTCGTGGGCGTCTATTATCTGCTTCTGGTCAGCGTGGCCTCCTATGGCCTGCGCAGGCTGGAGAAGAGGCTGGAAATTCCCGGCTTCGGCCATTAGACGTTACAGAATACATCGCAAAAATCGCGAGAGATCCTGAGTGTCATTCCCGCGAAGGCGGGCCATGTCAGGCTTCGCGTGAAATCCATTTTTTTCGTGCGGTTAAAAAGGCGTGGATCCCCTTCTTCAAAGGGATGACGACGTGTTGCAGTGACATTCGTGAGCATGTCCTGGATCCAGACTATATTACTTCATGCGGCGGCTTTGGGGCTGCAGCTCTCATTCCCGGTTTATCCGCAACGGCTGAATCGGTGAGCATAAATACAATCTATCCATATTCGAGGTTATTTTCATGAGCGACGAACCAAATAAGATTATCTATTCCATGCTGAAGGTGTCCCGGTTTTACGACAAGAAGCCGGTCATCAAAGACATCTCCCTTTCCTTTTTCTACGGGGCCAAGATCGGCGTGCTGGGCCTCAACGGCTCGGGCAAGAGCTCGCTGCTGAAGATCATGGCCGGCGTGGACAAGGAGTACAACGGGCAGATAGTCATTTCCCCCGGCTATTCCGTGGGCTACCTGGAGCAGGAGCCGAAGCTGGATCCGGAGCGGACCGTGCGCGAGATCGTGCAGGAGGCGGTGCAGGAAACCGTCGACCTCATGCAGGAGTTCGAGGACATCAACGCCAAATTCGCCGAGCCCATGAGCGACGACGAGATGGATGCGCTCATCGCCCGCCAGGCCGACGTGCAGGAAAAGCTCGACGCTCAGGACGCCTGGGAGCTTGATTCCAAGCTGGAGATGGCCATGGAAGCTCTGCGCTGCCCGGAGCCCGAGACAAAGATCGGCGTCTTGTCCGGCGGCGAGAAGCGCCGCGTGGCCCTGTGCCGCCTGCTGCTGCAAAAGCCC
This DNA window, taken from Desulfomicrobium sp. ZS1, encodes the following:
- a CDS encoding amino acid ABC transporter ATP-binding protein, coding for MANTNTRNPLMRVQGISKVLGGREILKSVSLDLYEGEMKVLIGPSGGGKSTLLQCMNYLIVPDRGEIELDGRRVDPRKARELCEFRQQVGMIFQDFNLFDHLTASENVSIALRKVKGMSRARAKARAKAELERVGLADKGHLYPAELSGGQKQRVSIARALAMDPKVMLLDEPTSALDPELVSEVLTVIRGLAQNGMTMVMATHQMGFTRSLADEVLFMQEGRIIEQGSPKDLLAEGSGTRTLDFCSQILDVEGACA
- a CDS encoding amino acid ABC transporter permease; the protein is MNEEFIFLLERLVPALNKGVLVSLQLIVPSAILGIIFGVVVGACRAFGGGVLRALANGYAALFRGTPLVIQLFILYFGLPNVGIYFQPYTAAVLGFTLCSAAYHSEYIRGGLLSIKRGQVLAAQALGFSTFTTLIWIIIPQAFRRALPGCGNEIVYLIKYSSLAYVITCFELTGQAKIVASESFRFSEVFMVVGVYYLLLVSVASYGLRRLEKRLEIPGFGH